In the Thermosipho japonicus genome, one interval contains:
- a CDS encoding huazacin family RiPP peptide codes for MVELHSENAGMFCLACSGCLFPCLVCVSDGPVPIADAVGSTSGFKTSLASASFI; via the coding sequence GTGGTAGAACTTCATTCTGAAAATGCAGGAATGTTCTGTCTTGCATGTTCTGGTTGTTTATTTCCTTGTCTAGTATGTGTCTCTGATGGTCCTGTTCCTATTGCTGATGCGGTAGGAAGTACTTCAGGCTTTAAGACTAGTTTAGCTTCTGCTTCTTTTATTTGA